Proteins encoded by one window of Ascochyta rabiei chromosome 1, complete sequence:
- a CDS encoding RNA helicase — MASSSSSRRTRDDEQRGAYTTVAQAEETAAELTAHGKELEQDERQDRDLESALYVGSKPTPEDLLFLPRVADKLPYGAFLVAIVELCERFAYYGLAGPFQNYMANSYHDANGLPGALGLSQSRATALSNFFQFWCYVTPILGAVVADQYLGRYLTIKWFSLVYMAGIAVLFVTSLPWSIERGAAFPGLLAAMVIIGLGTGGIKSNVSPLIAEQVRSTSAFVETRRDGEKVIVDPEITVQRIYMIYYMCINFGSVSAIATTLLELHVGFWSAYLLPLIMFCVGYAVLVWGKDRYIIKPPQGGVIGSCFSALWIAARNGFDIDTARPSAPLNRARVVSWDDSFIDELKTALLACKVFLFFPIYWVAYSQMLNNFVSQAGQMQLHGLPNDILPNIDPITIILLVPVIDRLIYPFIRTRLHFAFSPMTRITLGFFIAAAAMLYAGGLQSFIYNAPPCFSHPSKCEAGSIGGGKFKPNEIHIAWQTPAYILIALSEILASITGLELAYAKAPENMKSFIMSLFLLTSAGGSALGILIAPLARDPYLQWLYFGLASAAAIAGYVFHRTFKNVQDQDAHQSQSVEEFELRSRSSFADDEGVNPDPKNV, encoded by the exons ATggcatcatcatcatcatcacgGCGCACGCGCGACGATGAGCAAAGGGGTGCATATACCACGGTTGCACAGGCTGAAGAAACAGCTGCAGAATTGACAGCGCACGGGAAAGAGCTGGAACAAGATGAGCGCCAGGATCGCGATCTCGAAAGCGCGCTGTACGTAGGATCCAAACCGACTCCTGAAGATCTCCTTTTCCTGCCACGAGTCGCAGACAAGCTCCCCTATGGTGCTTTCCTCGTTGCCATTGTCGAACTTTGTGAACGCTTTGCTTATTATGGACTGGCTGGACCTTTCCAGAACTACATGGCCAACTCATACCATGATGCCAATGGACTTCCAGGCGCTCTTGGTTTGAGCCAATCTCGAGCGACCGCTCTGTCGAACTTCTTTCAATTCTGGTGCTATGTCACGCCTATCCTTGGTGCGGTGGTAGCTGATCAATACCTTGGGCGGTACCTGACAATCAAATGGTTCAGCTTAGTTTACATGGCTGGGATAGCAGTCCTGTTCGTAACAAGTCTTCCCTGGAGTATTGAGCGCGGCGCAGCATTCCCGGGCCTCCTGGCCGCAATGGTGATCATTGGGCTTGGAACAGGCGGGATCAAGAGCAATGTCAGCCCGCTCATCGCAGAGCAAGTGCGCAGTACAAGCGCCTTTGTCGAAACGAGAAGAGACGGAGAAAAAGTAATCGTCGATCCAGAGATCACAGTCCAGCGCATCTACATGATCTACTATATGTGCATAAATTTTGGCTCTGTCTCAGCAATCGCAACTACCTTGCTCGAGTTACACGTCGGGTTTTGGAGCGCTTACCTGTTACCGCTCATCATGTTCTGCGTTGGGTACGCCGTCCTAGTCTGGGGCAAAGACCGATATATTATCAAACCGCCCCAGGGTGGAGTTATTGGTAGCTGCTTCAGTGCGCTTTGGATCGCAGCGCGCAACGGGTTTGATATCGACACGGCAAGACCTTCCGCTCCGCTCAATCGAGCACGTGTCGTCTCTTGGGATGATAGCTTTATTGATGAGCTGAAAACTGCTTTGCTGGCATGTAAagtcttcctcttcttccctATCTATTGGGTTGCGTATTCACAAATGCTGAACAATTTTGTTTCGCAAG CTGGTCAGATGCAACTGCATGGTCTCCCAAATGATATCTTGCCCAACATTGACCCAATCACCATTATTCTACTAGTGCCAGTCATAGATCGCCTGATCTATCCGTTCATACGGACGAGGCTGCATTTTGCCTTTTCGCCGATGACCCGCATTACGCTCGGTTTTTTTATCGCGGCAGCTGCTATGCTCTACGCCGGAGGACTCCAATCCTTCATCTACAACGCCCCACCCTGCTTTTCGCATCCATCTAAATGTGAAGCTGGCAGTATTGGTGGGGGCAAATTCAAGCCAAATGAGATACACATTGCGTGGCAAACACCAGCGTACATCTTAATCGCACTTAGCGAGATTCTGGCAAGTATCACTGGCCTGGAGCTGGCATATGCGAAGGCGCCGGAGAACATGAAGAGCTTCATTATGAGCTTGTTCCTTTTGACAAGTGCTGGAGGCAGTGCCTTGGGCATTCTGATCGCACCGCTAGCAAGAGATCCGTACCTGCAATGGCTTTACTTCGGACTGGCGAGTGCAGCAGCAATCGCGGGATATGTGTTCCACCGCACATTCAAGAACGTGCAGGACCAGGATGCACACCAATCTCAGAGTGTGGAAGAGTTCGAACTGAGGAGCAGAAGCAGCTTTGCAGACGATGAGGGCGTCAATCCGGATCCTAAGAATGTTTGA
- a CDS encoding U3 snoRNP protein, with product MSRGATGKPSAKPARPGARSSSKPSSKVRAPKRTKGGTQSSRNHRFKGFSQRIAELKIEPVRRGRNAIIDDAELESTFSYFRDSFLEWKELNLSENFVHFSRKVSPLCDSLPQVLHHSDRIIDLLVEFIEKGEKYSEEPLLSLLAHLAHDLGEQFEKHFERVVKTVAHLAATHAEIEVIEWSFTCLAWLFKYLSRLLVPDLRPTFDLISPLLGRAQQKAFVARFAAESLSFLVRKAGAAYHRDKTPLRLIVRRISGQLKELQDNEKDYEFQQGIMFLLADSLKGIHRGIHSSATAILQALLAEAYHDDYVSLQTPPLEPVLVGVVTAVIHHTDAENFNPLLDIILAQIQSASSHHAALSSRLLFIVCGVRRGSRVQDWKPVLASLDHVLSAAKNMADLESTEAWDLLSATAVVFQYCALDAAIPYEKLLEGLTKGSWDRYFLPFCNMFAELGAERFKTLLLPYFKRFVAQKAHEHGPELCIILPQLYQSGTISAGAVHTSDRWQALLDSPFHELSKVQTEEADLDKSTYHCNALLDALEILAVPEDKTTSIWDELKELLGTAIRVDSTGKARKTDIFGTGKGLQYLVDKSVDDQTFALDLWPSLCQATPVYAHSLSFWKALFSLMQKKKKAISTSGPHMEPLKRQLMRCLGSPSHDMRLTAIYILEIIAGKSEKLQNIISVAMMIEQTPLDLENQRSISMRIGQLAKLYPEICADEWMGEAIPTFCFGLLHVRMASVWDDTCAALKAICDTKEGEGFVSQIAFAWLGEPESLENSASGLAKNTAQKRYANEFECTNIFRLQDLVSNNQELSYNIDDKLEVTFDSKHPQVSFINSFSRTQALRLLNALPQVAEKRSRLLVPVLLDWALDQPVAEIQDEDDMIDEIPVSTQQRWSRKDQKAMLSVFSKFNNPKVLFRSSEVREALLSLLSNGDVEIQKTALQALLTWKDRAVTPYQEELLGLLDDARFRDELPVFLSEGKIQDSDLAEVLPIILRLLYGKVIAGKRGLESKRKSVFIGLKNRFGDDAIHQFLSIAFGPLSGASVLEDGALDEDLLRKDLIDTRKQVGMLNMLDDLLSTFKTTFTPFTVDVVDPIMYCLVKASRDLQAAALVGEEADVDDSRKFQVSLLRTVRQRALQSLARLFESCPDFNWYPYTAAIVKELVEPRLEQFPIETAQSISGLLRLFASWSKATSTAPFLVEHNKEILIKIIDCLDVPSAKDEVKQFVLDDILRNIFSLVATEEQSTSVDAKLQRNRIHTDIIQPYSNAILSRVGGLLRKSPSKEVLESGVLAIADLAPHVVGSTESRSMIEIATFLIRQPSKRVNPRTKLGLLKILHEFIQRCDAKSLGELFNGIYDAICPMFAFFQDRSARSVLCDVVQDLSGNREELADVAKLCQELNSFAKGRVDEPDFERRSQAFNQINDQGYRSFSLMQWKPLVYNMLYFIKDNDELSIRVNASSTLRRFIEVSQDDDFRAFITAAIIPGIQHGMREQSELVRTEFLAVTEQLVKSHRDWAPVADLYALVSDDEEASFFSNVLHIQGHRRLRALRRLAANASHLQPGNTYHILLPLLEHFVFNKADDDSADNLAGETIRTLAALVEWLEWPQFRSLFKRYIGYLTSKEDMQKAIVRLIGGLMDGLNQAGRKKGYVTASQPAADTDDTPEAEPGANADVMDIDTPTSTLSKTLPQQDKLTKDLVNNFLPDLTAFLHKKDEATTSLRVPVAVALTKVLLVLPSTEIEGRLPGVLLDICHILKSRTQESRDQSRKTLSEIAVLTGPNYVGFILKALRTALQRGYQLHVLSYTLHYILVNMASQLKPGDLDYCVADVVDIVMDDTFGVTGQEKDAEEYISKMKEVKSSKSFDTMDIISRSSTPAHLIKLINPVKSLLLERINAKMVQKIDELLRRIGLGILQNPTVYSRDILVFCYELIQEVYRASATTQKGDKTDPKLRRFLVNRRGAAKSGARLSTSSYIYKITRFSLDILRTVLRKHDDLQTPQNLAGFLPIIGDTMVQGQEEVQVSAVRLLTAIIKVPMDEMDANCPVYVDEAVRAIKGAHSSNTELAQASLKLVAAVLRERPNVVIRERDIGHLIKRLLPDLDELDRQGVSFGFLKAVMSRRIDVPEVYEAMDKVAEMMVTNQTRSARDLARSHYFQFLTSYTQSEKRFKKSMEFLLKNLRYEHVEGRQSVMEALDLIITKALPRFPEKAQFDYHGMIFLPLINTLANDDSAKCRELASLLVKRLFQHASEKRLQNFTNDLKSWLEQGENTGLKRLGIQCWGFYFEALDTEDDEPKELSYVLDGLDSTIDESLARRDEDDWELLYYSLTLISKICKKYQDTMLSADKEGLWTAVQVSVSYPHAWVKLKAAELMGTYFAHLAITNKDVGLGALPLKGSGGLQLAEQNMIQLTNASLRNLLNPDVSEQLCTQSVKNIAFLARCLAVNDAKWQWHNADDEDEVEEVPETNAADDDASSEEDVTISKKTPPAAIHRLMIRLSGIIRRDTSSMNAKTAIMNLLETMAAKFPLEPLTTSLPHLLTTFNTLVDPATTIPRAHTNASSTSLNEPNELYKALIDKARETMNTLQKRMGTQEYLKVMSDVQKAVRERRDERRRKRKVEAVADPEKWGKEKKRRNDIKRVKRKERGAEHRGQRRGW from the exons ATGTCGCGGGGTGCAACTGGCAAACCCTCCGCAAAGCCCGCCAGGCCCGGCGCGAGGTCGTCCTCCAAGCCGTCCTCGAAGGTGCGCGCGCCGAAACGAACCAAAGGCGGCACGCAGTCGTCGCGCAACCACCGCTTCAAGGGCTTTTCGCAGCGCATTGCAGAGCTCAAAATCGAACCCGTGCGCCGCGGTCGCAACGCCATTATCGACGATGCCGAACTCGAAAGCACCTTTTCGTACTTCAGAGACTCCTTCTTGGAGTGGAAAGAACTTAACCTGTCGGAAAACTTTGTGCACTTCTCCCGCAAGGTGTCGCCGCTGTGCGATAGCCTTCCGCAAGTTCTCCACCACAGCGACCGCATAATCGACCTGCTCGTTGAGTTCATAGAGAAAGGCGAGAAATACAGCGAGGAGCCTTTGCTCAGTCTACTCGCACACCTGGCACACGACCTGGGCGAGCAGTTCGAGAAGCACTTTGAGAGGGTCGTCAAGACCGTGGCGCACCTGGCGGCTACCCATGCCGAAATCGAAGTAATAGAGTGGAGCTTCACCTGCCTGGCATGGCTCTTCAAGTACCTCTCCAGGCTTCTGGTACCAGATCTCCGGCCAACATTTGATCTGATATCGCCACTGCTGGGACGCGCACAACAGAAAGCATTTGTCGCGCGTTTTGCCGCAGAGTCACTCAGCTTCCTCGTCCGCAAAGCCGGAGCCGCATACCACCGAGACAAGACACCCCTTAGATTGATCGTCAGACGCATCTCTGGGCAGTTGAAAGAGCTACAGGATAACGAGAAGGACTATGAGTTCCAGCAGGGGATAATGTTCCTGCTCGCAGACTCGCTCAAGGGGATACACCGCGGCATTCACTCCAGCGCTACAGCAATACTCCAGGCATTGTTGGCCGAGGCGTACCACGACGATTATGTGTCTTTGCAAACACCACCGCTCGAACCAGTTCTGGTGGGCGTCGTCACCGCAGTCATCCACCACACGGATGCGGAAAACTTCAACCCCCTTCTCGACATCATTCTTGCTCAAATTCAGTCAGCCAGTTCGCACCATGCGGCGTTGTCATCACGATTGCTGTTCATCGTCTGTGGTGTTCGGAGAGGTTCCCGTGTCCAGGACTGGAAACCTGTGCTTGCTTCTCTCGATCATGTGCTTAGCGCAGCAAAGAACATGGCAGACCTCGAGTCTACCGAAGCCTGGGACCTTCTGTCAGCGACTGCCGTTGTGTTCCAATACTGCGCCCTCGATGCCGCGATACCCTACGAGAAGCTGCTAGAAGGCCTCACCAAAGGGTCTTGGGACAGATACTTTTTACCCTTCTGCAACATGTTTGCGGAGCTTGGCGCTGAAAGGTTCAAGACTCTCCTGCTGCCATACTTCAAGCG ATTTGTTGCTCAGAAGGCGCACGAACATGGACCGGAGCTTTGCATCATACTTCCTCAACTCTATCAGAGCGGCACTATATCCGCGGGTGCCGTTCACACGTCAGACCGTTGGCAAGCGCTTCTCGACAGCCCCTTCCATGAGCTCTCCAAGGTGCAGACAGAAGAGGCAGATTTGGATAAGTCCACCTACCATTGCAACGCCTTACTTGATGCACTGGAGATTCTTGCCGTACCCGAAGACAAGACAACAAGCATCTGGGACGAACTCAAGGAACTATTAGGAACGGCTATACGAGTGGATTCGACTGGAAAGGCTCGCAAGACCGATATATTTGGCACTGGAAAGGGCCTCCAGTACCTGGTGGATAAGTCAGTCGACGATCAGACTTTTGCGCTTGATTTGTGGCCTTCACTGTGTCAAGCCACACCGGTTTATGCGCATTCCCTTTCGTTCTGGAAGGCGCTGTTCAGTTTAATgcaaaagaagaaaaaggcCATTTCAACGAGCGGCCCTCATATGGAGCCTTTAAAGCGCCAACTCATGCGTTGCCTGGGTTCACCATCTCACGACATGAGGTTGACAGCCATCTATATTCTGGAGATCATTGCAGGCAAGAGTGAGAAGCTGCAAAACATCATATCCGTTGCGATGATGATAGAGCAGACACCACTGGATCTCGAGAACCAACGCTCCATTTCAATGCGCATAGGTCAGTTGGCGAAGCTTTATCCTGAGATTTGCGCAGATGAGTGGATGGGCGAGGCGATACCCACATTCTGCTTCGGCCTGTTACATGTGAGAATGGCGTCAGTCTGGGACGACACTTGTGCAGCACTCAAAGCCATATGCGACACCAAAGAAGGCGAAGGCTTTGTCTCGCAAATTGCCTTTGCCTGGCTTGGTGAACCGGAGAGCTTAGAAAACTCCGCAAGTGGGCTCGCTAAGAACACTGCGCAGAAGCGGTATGCAAACGAGTTCGAGTGTACCAACATATTCCGATTGCAAGACCTCGTTTCCAACAATCAAGAGCTATCGTACAACATTGACGACAAGCTTGAGGTAACGTTCGACAGCAAGCACCCACAGGTTTCCTTCATCAATTCTTTCAGTAGGACACAAGCTTTACGTCTGCTGAATGCGTTACCGCAAGTCGCCGAGAAACGTTCGCGTCTCCTTGTACCTGTCCTCCTAGACTGGGCGCTGGACCAGCCGGTTGCGGAGATTCAGGATGAGGACGATATGATCGATGAGATACCTGTGTCAACACAACAACGATGGTCGCGAAAGGATCAGAAAGCTATGTTGTCTGTCTTCTCAAAGTTCAATAACCCGAAGGTTCTTTTCCGATCTAGTGAGGTCCGCGAGGCTCTACTATCGTTATTGAGCAACGGCGATGTCGAAATTCAGAAAACCGCTCTTCAGGCGCTCCTAACATGGAAAGACCGTGCAGTGACACCGTACCAGGAAGAGCTGCTTGGCTTACTTGACGATGCTCGCTTTCGCGATGAACTTCCTGTTTTCCTCAGCGAAGGCAAGATCCAGGACAGTGATCTCGCAGAAGTTCTACCCATCATCCTGCGACTACTGTACGGCAAAGTCATTGCGGGCAAGCGAGGGCTGGAGTCGAAGAGGAAGTCCGTGTTCATTGGACTGAAGAACAGATTCGGGGATGACGCCATTCACCAATTCCTGAGCATCGCGTTTGGCCCTCTCAGTGGTGCATCCGTCCTTGAAGATGGCGCACTCGATGAGGACTTATTACGCAAGGATTTGATTGACACTCGCAAGCAGGTTGGTATGTTGAACATGCTCGATGACTTGCTCAGTACGTTTAAGACGACATTCACACCATTTACCGTCGACGTCGTGGATCCCATCATGTATTGTCTCGTCAAAGCGTCACGAGATCTGCAGGCAGCCGCATTGGTAGGAGAGGAGGCCGACGTTGACGATAGCCGTAAGTTCCAGGTTTCACTGCTGAGAACTGTCCGCCAACGCGCCCTACAATCTTTGGCTAGGCTGTTTGAAAGTTGTCCGGACTTCAACTGGTACCCATATACAGCAGCAATCGTCAAAGAGCTTGTCGAACCAAGGTTGGAACAGTTCCCTATCGAGACTGCTCAGTCCATCTCCGGTCTTCTTCGACTGTTTGCATCATGGTCAAAGGCCACATCAACAGCACCTTTCCTCGTCGAACACAACAAGGAAATTCTCATCAAGATCATCGACTGCCTGGACGTACCTTCGGCTAAGGATGAAGTGAAGCAGTTCGTTCTGGATGACATCCTCCGCAACATCTTTTCACTTGTCGCTACAGAGGAACAGTCTACATCTGTAGATGCAAAGCTCCAGCGGAATCGCATCCATACGGATATCATCCAGCCATACTCAAACGCGATTTTGAGTCGAGTAGGTGGCCTTCTCCGGAAAAGCCCCAGCAAAGAAGTGCTCGAGTCAGGAGTTTTGGCTATTGCCGACCTCGCGCCTCACGTTGTTGGATCGACTGAGTCCCGTAGCATGATCGAGATCGCAACTTTCCTTATCCGACAGCCATCGAAGCGGGTCAATCCGAGGACGAAACTCGGCTTACTCAAGATCCTGCACGAGTTTATCCAACGGTGTGACGCAAAAAGCTTAGGAGAGCTTTTCAATGGTATCTACGATGCTATATGTCCTATGTTCGCTTTCTTCCAGGACCGATCTGCTCGCAGTGTTCTTTGCGACGTCGTTCAGGACCTGTCTGGAAACAGAGAGGAATTGGCAGACGTTGCAAAGCTCTGTCAAGAACTCAACTCGTTCGCAAAAGGACGGGTGGACGAACCTGACTTCGAGCGTCGTTCACAAGCCTTCAACCAGATCAACGACCAGGGCTATCGGTCGTTCTCGCTCATGCAGTGGAAGCCATTGGTGTACAATATGCTCTACTTCATCAAAGACAACGACGAATTGAGCATTCGAGTGAACGCATCATCGACACTGCGCAGGTTCATCGAAGTTTCTCAAGATGACGACTTTAGAGCTTTCATCACTGCTGCGATTATACCCGGGATACAGCACGGAATGCGTGAGCAGTCCGAGCTTGTTAGGACAGAGTTCCTGGCTGTTACAGAACAGCTGGTGAAGAGCCATCGCGACTGGGCTCCGGTCGCTGACCTGTACGCCCTTGTCTCGGATGATGAGGAGGCTTCTTTCTTCAGCAACGTGTTGCACATCCAAGGCCATCGAAGGCTGAGGGCTCTTCGCCGATTGGCTGCTAACGCTTCCCATTTGCAGCCGGGAAACACCTACCATATCCTCTTGCCGTTGTTGGAGCATTTCGTGTTCAACAAAGCAGACGATGATAGTGCCGACAACCTTGCTGGAGAAACAATCCGTACTCTTGCTGCCTTGGTCGAATGGCTGGAGTGGCCTCAGTTCAGATCCCTTTTCAAGCGCTACATCGGCTATCTGACCAGTAAAGAAGACATGCAGAAAGCTATTGTGCGACTGATTGGTGGCCTCATGGATGGTCTCAATCAAGCTGGAAGAAAGAAGGGATATGTTACTGCCTCACAACCCGCAGCAGATACCGATGACACTCCAGAAGCAGAGCCAGGCGCTAATGCGGACGTGATGGACATCGATACCCCTACCTCCACACTATCGAAAACACTCCCACAACAAGACAAGCTTACTAAGGACCTTGTCAACAACTTTTTGCCAGACTTGACAGCTTTCCTCCACAAGAAAGACGAAGCAACGACTAGTTTACGTGTACCTGTCGCGGTCGCGCTGACGAAGGTTCTCCTTGTTCTTCCATCCACAGAGATCGAGGGACGCCTTCCTGGCGTTCTGCTGGACATCTGCCACATCCTCAAGAGTCGAACACAAGAGAGTCGTGACCAGTCAAGGAAGACTCTGAGTGAGATCGCTGTGCTCACTGGACCAAACTACGTTGGCTTCATTCTCAAGGCTTTGCGCACTGCGCTTCAGCGAGGTTACCAGTTACACGTGCTGTCTTACACTCTGCACTACATTCTGGTTAACATGGCCAGCCAGCTGAAACCCGGTGACCTCGACTATTGCGTTGCGGATGTTGTCGACATCGTGATGGATGACACCTTCGGCGTTACTGGACAAGAAAAGGACGCAGAAGAATACATCAGCAAGATGAAGGAGGTAAAGAGCAGCAAGAGCTTCGACACAATGGACATCATCTCCCGCTCAAGCACTCCTGCTCATCTCATCAAACTCATCAATCCGGTCAAGTCCTTGCTTCTCGAAAGGATCAACGCGAAGATGGTGCAGAAGATCGATGAGCTACTGCGTCGTATCGGCCTGGGTATCTTGCAAAACCCAACAGTCTACAGCAGAGACATTCTCGTTTTCTGCTACGAACTGATCCAGGAAGTATACAGAGCTAGCGCAACAACACAGAAGGGTGACAAGACGGATCCGAAGTTGAGGCGATTTCTCGTCAACAGAAGGGGCGCTGCCAAGTCCGGAGCGCGTTTGTCAACGTCATCGTACATCTACAAGATCACACGCTTCAGCTTGGATATCCTAAGGACTGTACTTCGTAAGCATGATGACCTCCAGACGCCACAAAATCTGGCTGGGTTCCTGCCGATCATCGGCGACACGATGGTACAAGGGCAAGAGGAAGTGCAAGTGTCAGCTGTTCGTCTACTTACTGCTATCATCAAAGTACCCATGGACGAGATGGATGCCAATTGTCCTGTGTATGTTGATGAAGCTGTGCGGGCGATCAAGGGTGCCCACTCATCGAACACCGAGCTTGCGCAGGCTTCACTTAAACTAGTAGCAGCTGTGCTTCGTGAGAGACCCAACGTGGTTATCCGCGAGCGAGATATCGGTCACCTGATCAAGCGTTTACTGCCGGACCTGGATGAGCTTGACCGCCAGGGTGTAAGCTTTGGTTTCCTGAAAGCTGTCATGAGTCGTCGCATTGACGTACCCGAGGTGTATGAAGCCATGGACAAGGTTGCAGAGATGATGGTTACCAACCAGACAAGATCAGCCAGAGATTTGGCTCGGAGCCACTACTTTCAGTTCCTGACGTCGTACACACAGAGCGAGAAGCGCTTCAAGAAGTCCATGGAGTTCTTGCTCAAGAATTTGCGCTATGAACACGTTGAAGGTCGGCAGTCGGTCATGGAAGCCTTGGACCTCATCATTACCAAAGCTCTGCCCAGGTTCCCGGAGAAGGCACAGTTCGATTACCATGGCATGATCTTCCTACCGCTCATCAACACGCTTGCCAATGATGACTCCGCCAAATGTAGAGAGCTTGCCAGTTTACTTGTGAAACGTTTGTTCCAGCATGCGAGCGAAAAGCGGCTGCAAAACTTTACGAACGATCTAAAGAGTTGGCTCGAGCAAGGCGAGAATACCGGTCTGAAGCGCCTTGGCATTCAGTGTTGGGGCTTCTATTTCGAAGCGCTTGACACTGAAGATGATGAGCCGAAGGAATTATCATATGTGCTGGACGGACTTGATTCTACAATTGACGAGTCTCTGGCGCGGCGCGATGAGGATGACTGGGAACTCCTATATTACTCATTGACCCTTATCTCAAAAATCTGCAAGAAGTATCAAGATACGATGCTCTCTGCCGACAAGGAGGGCCTGTGGACTGCAGTCCAGGTAAGCGTTTCATATCCCCACGCTTGGGTCAAGCTCAAAGCTGCTGAATTGATGGGCACATACTTTGCTCATCTCGCCATCACCAACAAGGACGTTGGCCTCGGCGCGCTTCCGCTCAAGGGATCTGGCGGCTTGCAATTGGCCGAACAAAACATGATTCAGCTCACCAATGCTTCGCTGAGGAATTTGCTCAACCCAGATGTGTCAGAACAACTGTGTACGCAAAGTGTCAAGAACATTGCCTTCTTGGCGAGATGCTTGGCCGTCAATGACGCGAAGTGGCAGTGGCACAATGCCGACGACGAAGATGAGGTCGAGGAAGTACCAGAGACAAATGCCGCGGATGACGACGCTTCTTCAGAAGAGGACGTTACTATCAGCAAGAAGACTCCACCCGCGGCCATCCACCGTCTCATGATCCGCCTTTCCGGTATTATCCGCCGCGACACAAGCTCCATGAATGCCAAAACCGCAATCATGAATCTTCTCGAAACGATGGCGGCTAAGTTCCCTCTGGAACCCCTCACCACCTCGCTCCCACACCTCCTCACAACATTCAATACCCTTGTCGACCCCGCTACTACTATCCCGCGCGCCCACACCAACGCCTCTTCCACATCTCTCAATGAGCCGAACGAGCTTTACAAGGCTCTCATTGACAAGGCAAGGGAGACCATGAACACACTACAGAAGCGTATGGGCACACAAGAATATCTCAAGGTCATGAGTGACGTGCAGAAGGCGGTCAGGGAGCGCAGAGATGAGCGCAGAAGGAAGAGAAAGGTCGAGGCCGTGGCTGATCCGGAGAAATGGgggaaggagaagaagaggaggaacgACATCAAGAGGGTCAAGAGAAAGGAGAGGGGTGCTGAGCACCGAGGTCAAAGGAGGGGATGGTAG